One Klebsiella electrica genomic window, CAAAACGCCAGCCGGAAGCGCGCTAAGCGCCAACAGCCACGCCAAAAAGATACGCATTACAGTTCTCCTGAATGAGTGATTATTATTTCTGTTTTATCCGGGATTCATTCTACCTGTTTACGGGCTCTCCGCCCGCTTATCCGTTCTGAAAGTGGAAATCACCGTTTTAGAAGCATAAAATCAACATTTCATTAACGAATGGATACAATTGTCATGTCTGAACTCACAGCCGAAGCCGCCCTTAAGCTGGTGGGAGAAATCTTTGTCTACCACATGCCTTTTAATCGCGCCTTAGGCCTGAAGCTGGAGCGTTACGAAAAAGAGTTTGCTCAGCTCAGCTTTAAAAACCAGCCGATGATGGTTGGCAACTGGGCGCAAAGTATTCTGCATGGCGGGGTCATCGCCTCCGCGCTGGATGTAGCCGCAGGACTGGTGTGCGTAGGCAGTACGCTAACCCGACATGACACCATTAACGAAGAAGAGTTACGCCAACGTCTGTCGCGCATGGGGACCATCGATCTGCGCGTTGATTATCTGCGCCCTGGGCGCGGCGAGCACTTTACCGCCACCAGCAGCCTATTACGCGCCGGGAATAAGGTCGCGGTCGCCCGCGTGGAGCTGCATAACGAAGATCAGGTCTATATCGCCAGCGCCACGGCGACGTATATGGTGGGTTGATCGCGGTAAATAAAGTAACATCGTTGTTTTGGCGTAACGGATTCTACCGATGGATGCAAAACAAACGCGGCTGGGGATTATGCTGGCTCTCGCCGCCTATTTTATCTGGGGCATCGCACCTGCCTACTTCAAACTTATCTACTATGTTCCCGCCGATGAAATCCTGACCCATCGCGTGATCTGGTCATTCTTTTTTATGCTGGCGTTAATCAGCCTCAGCCACCAGTGGCCACAGGTGAAAAAACTGCTGCATATGCCGCGTAAAATTTTCCTGCTGGCGCTGTCGGCGGTGCTGATTGGCGGCAACTGGCTGCTCTTCATCTGGGCGGTGAATAACCACCATATGCTGGAGGCCAGTCTCGGCTACTTCATTAACCCACTGGTGAATATTGTGCTGGGGATGATTTTCCTCGGCGAGCGTTTTCGCCGGATGCAGTGGCTGGCGGTACTGCTGGCCACCTGCGGCGTGCTGGTACAGCTGTGGACCTTTGGCTCGCTGCCGATTATCGGCCTTGGGCTGGCGTTCAGCTTTGCCTTTTACGGGCTGCTGCGTAAAAAAATCGCCGTCGACGCGCAAACCGGGATGTTAGTCGAAACCCTGTGGCTTCTGCCGGTCGCCGCCATATACCTGTTTGCCATCGCCGACAGCCCGACCAGCCATATGGGGCAGAACCCGTGGTCGCTGAACCTGTTGCTGATGG contains:
- the rarD gene encoding EamA family transporter RarD: MDAKQTRLGIMLALAAYFIWGIAPAYFKLIYYVPADEILTHRVIWSFFFMLALISLSHQWPQVKKLLHMPRKIFLLALSAVLIGGNWLLFIWAVNNHHMLEASLGYFINPLVNIVLGMIFLGERFRRMQWLAVLLATCGVLVQLWTFGSLPIIGLGLAFSFAFYGLLRKKIAVDAQTGMLVETLWLLPVAAIYLFAIADSPTSHMGQNPWSLNLLLMAAGVVTTIPLLCFTGAATRLRLSTLGFFQYIGPTLMFLLAVLFYGEVPGADKMVTFGFIWVALAIFVMDAVYTIRRTRGA
- the yigI gene encoding acyl-CoA thioesterase YigI, translating into MSELTAEAALKLVGEIFVYHMPFNRALGLKLERYEKEFAQLSFKNQPMMVGNWAQSILHGGVIASALDVAAGLVCVGSTLTRHDTINEEELRQRLSRMGTIDLRVDYLRPGRGEHFTATSSLLRAGNKVAVARVELHNEDQVYIASATATYMVG